In Capsicum annuum cultivar UCD-10X-F1 chromosome 8, UCD10Xv1.1, whole genome shotgun sequence, the genomic window GCAAGGAGAGCTGGGAGTAAGATGACTAGTCCGAGNNNNNNNNNNNNNNNNNNNNNNNNNNNNNNNNNNNNNNNNNNNNNNNNNNNNNNNNNNNNNNNNNNNNNNNNNNNNNNNNNNNNNNNNNNNNNNNNNNNNGGAGGAGAAGTAACTGAAATTTGACTACTGCCGATTAAGGATATGTAATTAGAGGTTTTGATAAGTAATCTATTCTGTAGAGCATAGTAATGTCAACCCAAGGgcaaaagtttcttatttaaaCAAAGTTGCCATAAAAGGGATGCTAATTCTATGTGCGTAAATAAGAGAAACTAATAAACTTCAACCGAAGTTACAACACCTAAAGGTGCAAGGTATTGAAACGAGACTAACCTTTACTGAATTAGGTACCAAACCCTTGTACAAGGCCCTGAAGCCCTCATACCTAACAGTTTTCCTGAAAGTATCAATCATTCCAGAATATTCAACGGAAGCCTTGCTCTTCCCATCACCGGTAACGATGGATGCAGCATCTTTCCAACCCACCATCTGCATCCTTCTGCGTACAACGTCAAGAGGGTAAGCAACAGTTTGCCCCACAGTCCCTGCCACAGCCCCACATGCCAGCCTTGTAACAACACCAAGCTCAGTAGAATCATCAACTAGACCGAGTGGTTTTGTTTTGACCAACCAGTCTTTTAGAGATTCATAAACTGCAAAGTTAAGTCCCACATATGGAATCTGCAAACACCAACAAACTTAGTTACTTTCACAAGAATCAGAAGGACATTCtatttgtgttgcttgttcttttCCGTTCCTCTTCGCCACATTATTCAGAGAGAAGATATTCTAATTCTAAACTTCTGCCTGGAACAGTTGGCTTACAGTACTTTTTGGACTAATTAACTAGTGGGTGAAGCTCTTAACAATTCTTTTTCTCAACAACCTTAGAAGCATCATTTTTTTCTCTATAAAGGGACCAGATGGTTTGAGTATTACCAATCTAGTAAAGAAGAATTTCCTTATAAATTCAGGGAACCAAAACTTACAACTCCTATGACTGAAGGAAGCCATCCTTTATACAAAGCACGTGGACCTTCCTCACGGAGTATGGTGGATAGAGCATGGAACATTCCTCTGTACTGATAAGGAGACTTCTCTGTCTGCAAAACATGAAGAAGATTATCACGAAAGGCGTCGCAGCAGAGCGCTCCATAGTCATTGCACGATATACAGAACATCAGAACAGGCAATATTTCTTcaaaaaaactcataaataccTGCACAGTGATTCTGCCCCGCACCATGTCCATTGGGTAAGTTGCAGACATGGCAATTATGCCAGCACAAGCTCCAGCTCCAAGACGTAGTAATGGAGTGAGTTGAGCATCCTCTGtggaaaaaagaaaatgacaGTCCAAATGATGCATAATTCTTGCGAATATCATTCTGCTCCTTTCTTAATTTATTCAGGATACTAGCATAGTATGACCCAGCAAAACCATCAGACAATGTTCATTAACTTGTTTTTTCCTGACAACGACAATCTTCATTAACTTAACACATTAAAAAGAACTTTATCAGATGATCCAAATTAATTATGCATGGTAGGTGCAGAATAGTCTAGAAAATAAATGCTCACAATATGGGGCTTAAATACGTCTTGTGAGCTCTGGCATTCAGTCAAGATGCTTGCCTAGAATGATTGACAAACCAAAATTATATGTAGATAAATTTTGTCTGCCGTACTAGAAAATCCAGCAGCGAGCACAAGCAGCATATGGAAGCAAAACTGAGCTGCATTGAAGGAGAAAAACTCTAATGTCTTTAAACCCTTATTTTGGCAACTGCAGGAATGGATAAATCAGGATGAGGATGCATACATTCTAAGCTAAATCCAGATTTGccccaaaaaatgaaaatttccaGGTCTATTTTTGCTGACTCGGCTGTTTTGACTTGATTAACCAATGTCTTGGACCGTATGTGTGGTCgggtaaatttattatattaaatataatggTCAAATGAGATATTAATATAGGGCCTGCTTCGAAGGTAAACTATATTCATCCTCAAAGAAAAGGTAAACTACATTGGTAAGCTGAAGCACTAGAAATAGAAGGATCCTGAAACGAATAAGCTCAAGTAAGTAAAGTGGAGAGGAAGAATCTATATGGATGATTGGGCATAGCCAAAATAAAGTGGAGCGGAAGAATCTATATGGATGATTGGGCATAGCCAAAATTTACTTCCTCTTTTcttatcttattaattatatcTTCTTTTAAATGGATGATTCCTGAAAAGACATCACTACAAGCATAACTGAAGACAATCTGAAAAAAAAAGTGTCTTCTAAAAGGGTCATccaatataaggaaaagaaaatattggCAAGTAATAGCCATTACCACAGCTTTGGCCCCTCAATCCAGAGGGTTGGAAGGATTGAACCGGGAACAGACCAAACCTCCGGCTCATTTTGCACGAAGTGGCTGACAGCAACTAGAACTCGCATTTGCACACTAGAACAGATTGAGCTTTTACCACCCACCACGCCAAGGCCCTTCCTAGACAACATAATGAGCAGACATAGCGGCAAGGAGAAGGAGAGTACAGATATATTCCACTGCTAAATCAAACATAGCATCTGTAACAACCAACATAAAGAGTTTCTCTTTTACATGAATAACCACCAAA contains:
- the LOC107839282 gene encoding mitochondrial adenine nucleotide transporter ADNT1; the encoded protein is MASEDVKASESAVEKIVNLAEEAKLARQEIKPTSHAVISICKSLVAGGVAGGVSRTAVAPLERLKILLQVQNPHNIKYNGTISGLKYIWRTEGFKGLFKGNGTNCARIVPNSAVKFFSYEQASKGILYLYQQQTGNEDAQLTPLLRLGAGACAGIIAMSATYPMDMVRGRITVQTEKSPYQYRGMFHALSTILREEGPRALYKGWLPSVIGVIPYVGLNFAVYESLKDWLVKTKPLGLVDDSTELGVVTRLACGAVAGTVGQTVAYPLDVVRRRMQMVGWKDAASIVTGDGKSKASVEYSGMIDTFRKTVRYEGFRALYKGLVPNSVKVVPSIAIAFVTYEQVKDLLGVEIRISD